From Pseudomonas sp. FP2335, the proteins below share one genomic window:
- a CDS encoding arginyltransferase: MTELARLKFYATQAHSCSYLPDEQATTLFLDPSQPMDVHVYADLSEMGFRRSGDHLYRPHCQNCNACVPARIPVGQFLPDRNQKRILKRNADLTVTATKPRFSEEYFDLYQRYIEQRHADGDMFPPSRDQFSTFLVRDLPFSRFYEFRLDGRLLAVAVTDLLPNGLSAVYTFYEPAEERRSLGRFAILWQIGEALRLELEAMYLGYWIKNCKKMNYKTQYRPIELLINQRWVTLN, translated from the coding sequence ATGACCGAGCTGGCACGCTTGAAGTTCTATGCCACTCAAGCCCACTCTTGCAGCTACCTGCCCGACGAGCAGGCTACCACTCTGTTCCTCGACCCCAGCCAGCCGATGGACGTGCACGTGTACGCCGACCTTTCGGAAATGGGGTTTCGCCGCAGCGGTGATCATCTGTACCGCCCCCATTGCCAGAACTGCAATGCCTGCGTACCTGCACGCATTCCTGTGGGGCAGTTTTTGCCGGATCGCAATCAGAAGCGCATCCTCAAGCGCAATGCCGACCTGACGGTCACAGCTACCAAGCCGCGCTTCAGTGAAGAGTATTTTGATCTTTACCAACGCTACATCGAACAACGCCATGCCGACGGCGACATGTTTCCGCCCAGCCGCGACCAGTTTTCCACGTTCCTGGTGCGCGACCTGCCGTTTTCGCGTTTCTACGAGTTCCGCCTCGACGGCCGGCTGCTGGCTGTCGCCGTGACCGACCTGCTGCCTAACGGCCTCTCGGCGGTCTACACCTTCTACGAGCCGGCAGAAGAGCGCCGCAGCCTGGGGCGCTTTGCAATCCTGTGGCAAATCGGCGAAGCCCTGCGCCTGGAACTGGAGGCGATGTACCTCGGTTACTGGATCAAAAACTGCAAAAAGATGAACTACAAGACCCAATATCGCCCCATAGAACTGCTGATTAATCAAAGATGGGTCACGCTTAACTAG
- the infA gene encoding translation initiation factor IF-1: MSKEDSFEMEGTVVDTLPNTMFRVELENGHVVTAHISGKMRKNYIRILTGDKVRVELTPYDLSKGRITYRAR, encoded by the coding sequence ATGTCGAAAGAAGACAGCTTCGAAATGGAAGGCACTGTCGTCGACACCCTGCCCAACACCATGTTTCGTGTGGAGTTGGAAAATGGGCACGTCGTAACCGCGCATATCTCCGGCAAGATGCGCAAGAACTACATTCGTATTCTTACCGGTGACAAAGTGCGCGTCGAGCTGACGCCCTATGACTTGAGCAAAGGGCGCATCACTTACCGCGCTCGCTAA
- the clpA gene encoding ATP-dependent Clp protease ATP-binding subunit ClpA: protein MLNRELEVTLNLAFKEARSKRHEFMTVEHLLLALLDNEAAATVLRACGANLDKLKHDLQEFIDSTTPLIPVHDEDRETQPTLGFQRVLQRAVFHVQSSGKREVTGANVLVAIFSEQESQAVFLLKQQSVARIDVVNYIAHGISKVPGHGDHSEGEQDMQDDEGGESSSSGNPLDAYASNLNELARQGRIDPLVGRELEVERVAQILARRRKNNPLLVGEAGVGKTAIAEGLAKRIVDNQVPDLLANSVVYSLDLGALLAGTKYRGDFEKRFKALLGELKKRPQAILFIDEIHTIIGAGAASGGVMDASNLLKPLLSSGDIRCIGSTTFQEFRGIFEKDRALARRFQKVDVSEPSVEDTIGILRGLKGRFEAHHGIEYTDEALRAAAELASRYINDRHMPDKAIDVIDEAGAYQRLQPVEKRVKRIDVAQVEDIVAKIARIPPKHVNSSDKELLRNLERDLKLTVFGQDAAIDALSTAIKLSRAGLKSPDKPVGSFLFAGPTGVGKTEAARQLAKAMGIELVRFDMSEYMERHTVSRLIGAPPGYVGFDQGGLLTEAITKQPHCVLLLDEIEKAHPEVFNLLLQVMDHGTLTDNNGRKADFRNVIVIMTTNAGAETAARASIGFSHQDHSSDAMEVIKKSFTPEFRNRLDTIIQFGRLSHEVIKSVVDKFLTELQAQLEDKRVQLEVTDAARSWLAEGGYDAAMGARPMARLIQDKIKRPLAEEILFGELSDHGGVVHIDLKDGELTFEFETTAEMA, encoded by the coding sequence ATGTTAAACCGCGAGCTCGAAGTCACCCTCAATCTTGCCTTCAAGGAGGCTCGTTCGAAACGTCATGAATTCATGACCGTTGAACACCTGCTGCTGGCACTTTTGGATAACGAAGCTGCCGCCACCGTCTTGCGTGCGTGCGGCGCCAACCTCGACAAACTCAAGCATGACCTGCAGGAGTTTATCGACTCCACAACGCCACTTATTCCAGTCCACGATGAAGACCGTGAAACCCAGCCGACCCTGGGCTTCCAGCGGGTGCTTCAGCGTGCGGTTTTCCACGTGCAGAGCTCCGGTAAGCGTGAGGTCACGGGCGCCAATGTGCTTGTGGCGATCTTCAGCGAACAGGAAAGCCAGGCAGTGTTCCTGCTCAAGCAGCAGAGCGTTGCCCGTATTGATGTCGTCAACTACATCGCCCACGGTATCTCCAAGGTGCCTGGGCACGGCGATCATTCCGAGGGTGAGCAGGATATGCAGGACGACGAGGGCGGTGAGTCTTCTTCTTCGGGCAATCCACTGGATGCCTATGCCAGCAATCTCAACGAACTGGCGCGCCAGGGGCGGATCGATCCGCTGGTGGGGCGTGAGCTTGAAGTCGAGCGCGTAGCGCAGATCCTCGCGCGTCGTCGCAAGAACAATCCGTTGCTGGTGGGCGAGGCGGGCGTGGGTAAAACCGCGATTGCCGAGGGCCTGGCCAAGCGTATCGTCGATAACCAGGTGCCGGACCTGCTGGCCAATAGCGTCGTTTACTCCCTGGACCTGGGCGCATTGCTCGCCGGGACCAAGTACCGTGGCGATTTCGAGAAGCGTTTCAAGGCATTGCTCGGCGAACTGAAAAAACGCCCGCAAGCGATCCTGTTCATCGATGAGATCCACACCATCATTGGTGCCGGTGCGGCGTCGGGTGGCGTGATGGATGCTTCCAACCTGCTCAAGCCGCTGCTGTCCTCGGGTGATATCCGTTGCATCGGCTCGACCACCTTCCAGGAATTCCGCGGCATCTTCGAAAAAGATCGCGCCCTGGCGCGTCGCTTCCAGAAAGTCGACGTGTCCGAGCCTTCGGTTGAAGACACCATTGGCATCCTGCGCGGGCTCAAGGGGCGTTTCGAGGCGCACCACGGCATCGAATACACCGATGAGGCGCTGCGTGCGGCGGCCGAACTGGCGTCGCGCTACATCAACGATCGGCACATGCCGGACAAGGCTATCGATGTGATCGACGAGGCGGGTGCCTATCAGCGCCTGCAACCGGTCGAGAAGCGTGTGAAGCGCATTGATGTGGCTCAGGTTGAGGACATCGTCGCGAAAATCGCGCGTATTCCGCCTAAGCACGTCAACAGCTCCGACAAGGAGCTGCTGCGTAACCTGGAGCGCGACCTCAAGCTCACTGTGTTTGGCCAGGATGCTGCCATTGACGCGCTGTCCACGGCGATCAAGTTGTCCCGTGCGGGCCTCAAGTCGCCGGACAAGCCGGTTGGCTCGTTCCTGTTCGCCGGCCCTACCGGCGTCGGCAAGACCGAAGCGGCGCGGCAGTTGGCCAAGGCCATGGGGATCGAGCTGGTGCGTTTCGACATGTCCGAATACATGGAGCGTCACACCGTGTCGCGCTTGATCGGTGCACCTCCGGGTTATGTCGGGTTCGATCAGGGCGGCCTGCTGACCGAAGCGATCACTAAACAACCGCATTGCGTATTGCTGCTCGATGAAATCGAAAAGGCCCACCCGGAAGTCTTCAACCTGCTGTTGCAGGTCATGGACCACGGGACCCTGACCGACAACAACGGGCGCAAGGCGGATTTCCGCAACGTGATCGTGATCATGACCACCAACGCCGGTGCTGAAACGGCCGCGCGGGCTTCGATCGGCTTCAGCCATCAGGATCACTCTTCCGATGCGATGGAAGTGATCAAGAAGAGCTTCACGCCGGAGTTCCGCAACCGCCTGGACACCATTATCCAGTTTGGTCGCCTCAGTCACGAGGTCATCAAAAGCGTGGTGGACAAGTTCCTTACCGAGTTGCAGGCGCAGTTGGAAGACAAGCGCGTGCAGTTGGAAGTGACCGATGCGGCACGCAGTTGGCTGGCCGAAGGTGGCTACGACGCGGCAATGGGCGCACGCCCGATGGCGCGCCTGATCCAGGACAAGATCAAACGGCCGTTGGCCGAAGAGATCCTGTTCGGCGAACTGTCCGACCATGGCGGTGTGGTGCACATCGACTTGAAGGATGGCGAGCTGACCTTCGAGTTCGAAACCACGGCTGAAATGGCCTGA
- the clpS gene encoding ATP-dependent Clp protease adapter ClpS gives MHANSQIRLTFNQDRPDQEHDDDGSAGIAVQEAKPALQAPPMYKVVLFNDDYTPMDFVVEVLEVFFNLNRELATKVMLAVHTEGRAVCGVFTRDIAETKAMQVNQYARESQHPLLCEIEKDG, from the coding sequence ATGCATGCAAACAGCCAGATTCGACTAACATTCAATCAGGATCGCCCGGATCAGGAACATGACGACGACGGTTCTGCAGGCATTGCTGTTCAGGAGGCCAAGCCTGCTCTACAGGCGCCGCCGATGTACAAGGTGGTTTTGTTCAATGATGACTACACACCGATGGATTTCGTCGTCGAAGTGCTCGAGGTGTTTTTTAACCTGAACCGCGAGTTGGCGACCAAGGTAATGCTGGCCGTTCATACAGAAGGACGGGCAGTATGTGGAGTGTTTACCCGCGACATCGCCGAGACAAAGGCCATGCAGGTCAACCAGTACGCCAGGGAAAGCCAGCATCCGCTACTCTGTGAAATCGAGAAGGACGGTTAA
- the cspD gene encoding cold shock domain-containing protein CspD, with amino-acid sequence MEMASGKVKWFNNAKGYGFVNEEGKSDDLFAHYSAITMEGYKTLKAGQPVSFDIIQGPKGLHAVNISAVTADTPAKPATTTAHKEKKLTA; translated from the coding sequence ATGGAGATGGCAAGCGGTAAGGTCAAGTGGTTCAACAATGCCAAGGGATACGGCTTCGTCAACGAAGAGGGCAAGAGTGACGATCTTTTTGCCCATTACTCAGCAATCACCATGGAAGGTTATAAAACGCTGAAAGCCGGCCAACCTGTGAGTTTTGACATAATTCAAGGACCTAAAGGGCTGCATGCCGTAAACATCTCTGCGGTTACGGCGGACACCCCTGCAAAACCTGCAACAACCACGGCTCACAAAGAAAAGAAATTAACGGCTTAA
- the icd gene encoding NADP-dependent isocitrate dehydrogenase — MGYKKIQVPAVGDKITVNADHSLNVPNNPIIPFIEGDGIGVDISPVMIKVVDAAVEKAYGGKRKISWMEVYAGEKATQVYDQDTWLPQETLDAVKDYVVSIKGPLTTPVGGGIRSLNVALRQQLDLYVCLRPVRWFEGVPSPVKKPGDVDMTIFRENSEDIYAGIEWKAGSAEAIKVIKFLKEEMGVTKIRFDQDCGIGVKPVSKEGTKRLARKALQYVVDNDRDSLTIVHKGNIMKFTEGAFKEWAYEVAAEEFGATLLDGGPWMQFKNPKTGKNVVVKDAIADAMLQQILLRPAEYDVIATLNLNGDYLSDALAAEVGGIGIAPGANLSDTVAMFEATHGTAPKYAGKDQVNPGSLILSAEMMLRHMGWTEAADLIIKGTNGAISAKTVTYDFERLMEGAKLVSSSGFGDALISHM; from the coding sequence ATGGGATACAAGAAGATTCAGGTTCCAGCCGTCGGCGACAAAATCACCGTCAATGCAGACCATTCTCTCAATGTTCCTAATAACCCGATCATCCCTTTTATCGAGGGTGATGGTATCGGCGTCGACATCAGCCCGGTGATGATCAAGGTGGTCGACGCAGCTGTTGAAAAGGCCTACGGCGGCAAGCGCAAGATCTCGTGGATGGAGGTTTATGCCGGCGAGAAGGCGACTCAAGTCTACGACCAGGACACCTGGCTGCCCCAGGAGACCCTGGATGCGGTCAAGGATTACGTGGTTTCCATTAAGGGGCCGTTGACCACGCCGGTCGGCGGTGGCATCCGTTCGCTGAACGTGGCCTTGCGCCAACAGCTCGACCTGTATGTGTGCCTGCGTCCGGTGCGCTGGTTCGAAGGCGTGCCGAGCCCGGTCAAGAAGCCGGGAGATGTGGACATGACCATCTTCCGCGAGAACTCCGAGGACATTTACGCCGGTATCGAGTGGAAGGCCGGGTCTGCGGAAGCGATCAAGGTCATCAAGTTCCTCAAGGAGGAAATGGGCGTTACCAAGATCCGTTTCGACCAGGATTGCGGGATCGGTGTGAAGCCGGTGTCCAAAGAGGGGACCAAGCGTCTGGCGCGTAAAGCGCTTCAGTATGTCGTGGATAACGACCGCGACTCCCTGACCATCGTGCATAAAGGCAACATCATGAAGTTCACCGAGGGGGCCTTCAAGGAGTGGGCCTATGAAGTGGCAGCTGAGGAGTTTGGTGCCACGCTGCTCGATGGCGGCCCGTGGATGCAGTTCAAGAATCCAAAGACTGGCAAGAATGTCGTGGTTAAAGATGCCATTGCTGACGCCATGCTTCAGCAGATCCTGCTGCGCCCGGCTGAGTACGATGTGATTGCCACGCTTAACCTGAACGGCGATTACTTGTCCGACGCCCTGGCGGCAGAGGTGGGCGGTATCGGTATTGCGCCGGGCGCCAACCTGTCCGATACCGTGGCGATGTTCGAAGCCACCCACGGCACCGCGCCCAAGTACGCGGGCAAGGATCAGGTCAACCCGGGGTCGCTGATCCTGTCGGCGGAAATGATGTTGCGCCACATGGGCTGGACGGAAGCGGCAGACCTGATCATCAAGGGGACCAATGGTGCGATTTCGGCCAAGACTGTGACCTATGATTTCGAGCGCTTGATGGAAGGGGCGAAGTTGGTGTCGTCGTCGGGCTTTGGCGATGCGTTGATTTCGCATATGTAA
- a CDS encoding NADP-dependent isocitrate dehydrogenase, which translates to MPTRSKIIYTFTDEAPALATYSLLPIVEAFTASADIAVETRDISLAARILASFPEQLGAKAIPDHLAELGDLAVTPEANIIKLPNISASTPQLQAAIKELQAQGYALPDYPETVTTDAEKETRARYDKVKGSAVNPVLREGNSDRRAPLSVKNYARKHPHKMGAWAADSKSHVAHMNSGDFYGSEKAVQIEGADAVKIELIAQDGTATVLKEKTSVQAGEIIDSAVLSKNALRSFIAAEIEDAKKQGVLLSVHLKATMMKVSDPIMFGQIVAEFYKDALAKHATVLEQIGFNLNNGIGDLYARIKALPADQQAQIEADIQAVYAARPSLAMVNSDKGITNLHVPSDVIVDASMPAMIRDSGKMWGTDGQLHDTKAVIPDRCYATIYQAVIEDCKAHGAFDPTTMGSVPNVGLMAKKAEEYGSHDKTFQIKADGVVRVTDSKGNLLMEQKVEAGDIFRMCQTKDAPIQDWVKLAVNRARASATPAIFWLDPQRAHDGVVVEKVQAYLKDHNTEGLDIRIMAPVDAMKFTLERTRKGLDTISVTGNVLRDYLTDLFPIMELGTSAKMLSIVPLMNGGGLFETGAGGSAPKHVQQLVEENFLRWDSLGEFLALAASLEHLGVTYNNPKALVLSKTLDQATGQFLDNNKSPSRKVGNIDNRGSHFYLALYWAQALAAQTEDTALQAQFGELAKTLTENEATIVAELNAVQGKPVDIGGYYAPSPELTSKAMRPSNTLNAAIAKLK; encoded by the coding sequence ATGCCCACCCGCTCGAAGATCATCTACACCTTCACCGACGAAGCCCCGGCCCTCGCCACCTATTCACTGCTGCCTATCGTAGAGGCCTTCACCGCTTCCGCTGATATTGCCGTGGAAACCCGCGACATCTCCCTCGCCGCGCGCATCCTCGCAAGCTTCCCCGAGCAATTGGGCGCCAAGGCCATCCCGGACCACCTCGCCGAACTGGGCGACCTGGCCGTTACGCCTGAAGCCAACATCATCAAGCTGCCTAACATCAGCGCCTCGACCCCGCAGCTGCAAGCCGCGATCAAGGAACTGCAGGCCCAGGGCTACGCCCTGCCGGACTACCCGGAAACCGTAACCACCGACGCGGAAAAAGAAACCCGCGCACGTTACGACAAGGTCAAGGGCAGCGCCGTGAACCCGGTACTGCGCGAAGGCAACTCCGACCGCCGCGCCCCGCTGTCGGTCAAGAACTACGCACGCAAGCACCCGCACAAAATGGGCGCCTGGGCTGCCGACTCCAAGTCGCACGTTGCCCACATGAACAGTGGCGACTTCTACGGCAGCGAAAAAGCCGTACAGATCGAAGGCGCCGATGCTGTCAAAATCGAGCTGATCGCCCAGGACGGCACCGCCACTGTCCTGAAGGAAAAGACTTCGGTACAGGCCGGCGAAATCATCGACAGCGCCGTATTGAGCAAGAATGCACTGCGTTCGTTCATCGCCGCTGAAATCGAAGACGCCAAGAAACAAGGCGTGCTGCTGTCGGTCCACCTCAAAGCCACCATGATGAAGGTCTCCGACCCGATCATGTTCGGCCAGATCGTTGCCGAGTTCTATAAAGACGCCCTGGCCAAGCACGCCACCGTGCTGGAACAGATCGGCTTCAACCTAAACAACGGCATCGGCGACCTGTACGCTCGCATCAAGGCCCTGCCGGCCGACCAGCAGGCGCAGATCGAAGCTGACATCCAGGCGGTCTATGCCGCTCGCCCTTCCCTGGCGATGGTCAACTCCGACAAAGGCATCACCAACCTGCACGTGCCGAGCGACGTGATCGTCGACGCCTCGATGCCAGCCATGATCCGTGACTCCGGCAAAATGTGGGGCACCGACGGCCAGCTGCACGACACCAAGGCCGTGATCCCGGATCGCTGCTACGCCACCATCTACCAGGCCGTCATCGAAGACTGCAAGGCCCATGGCGCTTTCGACCCGACCACCATGGGCAGCGTGCCAAACGTTGGCCTGATGGCGAAGAAAGCCGAAGAGTACGGCTCCCACGACAAGACCTTCCAGATCAAGGCCGACGGCGTAGTCCGCGTCACCGACAGCAAGGGCAACCTGCTGATGGAACAGAAAGTCGAAGCCGGCGACATCTTCCGCATGTGCCAGACCAAAGACGCGCCGATCCAGGACTGGGTCAAACTGGCCGTCAACCGCGCCCGCGCCAGCGCCACCCCAGCGATATTCTGGCTGGACCCACAGCGCGCGCACGACGGCGTCGTGGTCGAGAAAGTCCAGGCTTACCTGAAAGACCACAACACCGAAGGCCTGGACATCCGCATCATGGCTCCGGTCGACGCGATGAAGTTCACCCTGGAACGCACCCGCAAGGGCCTGGACACCATCTCGGTGACCGGCAACGTGCTGCGCGACTACCTGACCGACCTGTTCCCGATCATGGAACTGGGCACCAGCGCCAAGATGCTGTCCATCGTGCCACTGATGAACGGTGGTGGCCTGTTCGAAACCGGCGCCGGCGGCTCGGCCCCGAAACACGTGCAACAGCTGGTGGAAGAAAACTTCCTGCGCTGGGATTCCCTGGGTGAGTTCCTGGCCCTGGCGGCCTCCCTCGAGCACTTGGGTGTGACGTACAACAACCCGAAAGCCCTGGTACTGTCCAAGACCCTGGACCAGGCTACCGGCCAGTTCCTCGACAACAACAAGTCGCCATCGCGCAAAGTCGGCAACATCGACAACCGCGGCAGCCACTTCTACCTGGCACTGTACTGGGCTCAAGCCCTGGCAGCCCAGACCGAAGACACCGCACTGCAAGCGCAGTTCGGCGAACTGGCCAAGACCCTGACCGAGAACGAAGCGACCATCGTTGCCGAGCTCAACGCCGTACAGGGCAAGCCAGTGGACATCGGCGGCTACTACGCGCCGAGCCCGGAACTGACCAGCAAGGCCATGCGCCCAAGCAACACCCTCAACGCGGCGATTGCCAAGTTGAAGTAA
- a CDS encoding LysR family transcriptional regulator, giving the protein MRVNLDVQSLRSFIKVGETKSFTRAAEALSLTQPAISQQIKRLEDLLGVVLFARENRQVLLTLEGEKLLGYAKDIVICNDKVGRLFERVERRETIIVGMPEHFCERVLPKIISSMATHFPTIQMVVKVARSGLLLDAVSEGRIDLCLVIDELEKMHERPWHTLSVRWFAGDSADVVDKPHDVPLALFKPPCGFRSLAIRSLEECGIKWHCVYESEDLMSLRSAVQAGVGITLLPFVAQVSGLRSLEGISSLPVLPQFAVVSKERDGWNPVYRCEVLELIRSVWTSEYVNASL; this is encoded by the coding sequence ATGAGAGTCAATCTTGATGTTCAGTCGTTGCGGAGCTTTATCAAAGTAGGTGAGACCAAAAGTTTTACGCGAGCGGCTGAAGCTCTAAGTTTGACTCAGCCTGCTATCAGTCAGCAGATTAAAAGGTTAGAGGATTTATTGGGTGTGGTGCTGTTTGCAAGGGAAAATCGACAGGTATTGCTGACATTGGAGGGAGAAAAGCTTTTGGGTTATGCCAAAGATATAGTCATTTGTAACGATAAAGTTGGCAGGCTGTTTGAGAGAGTTGAAAGAAGAGAAACGATCATAGTGGGTATGCCAGAGCATTTTTGTGAGAGGGTGCTCCCAAAGATTATTTCCAGCATGGCTACTCACTTTCCAACCATACAGATGGTGGTGAAGGTCGCTAGGTCTGGTTTGCTATTGGACGCGGTAAGTGAGGGTAGGATCGACCTATGTCTTGTGATAGATGAACTGGAAAAGATGCACGAGCGTCCTTGGCACACATTATCGGTCAGATGGTTTGCTGGCGATAGCGCTGACGTGGTCGATAAGCCACACGATGTCCCGCTCGCTTTGTTCAAGCCACCCTGTGGGTTTCGCAGTCTAGCGATCCGGAGTCTAGAGGAGTGCGGTATAAAATGGCATTGCGTTTACGAGTCGGAAGACTTGATGTCGCTGCGGTCTGCAGTGCAAGCAGGAGTTGGCATTACATTACTGCCTTTTGTCGCGCAGGTTTCGGGTTTAAGGAGTCTTGAAGGCATTTCCAGTTTGCCGGTACTGCCTCAATTTGCTGTGGTGTCTAAAGAGCGGGACGGTTGGAATCCTGTTTACAGGTGTGAGGTGCTTGAGTTGATTCGCTCCGTTTGGACTTCAGAGTACGTCAATGCTTCCCTGTGA
- a CDS encoding FAD/NAD(P)-binding protein — translation MSGSVITIIGGGASSVSFIYAILNGLGRYGCHSDVSIFLVDKQSQCGRGFAYSEDCSTNILNTRAEFISPFPDQPGHFYGWLVANRGVWEDDFPDIELCPHAFLPRPLFGLYLAHMIQSLVKKAVELGCQLIPVHDEVVNISFSHDGRVVVSTKGNLSFPSDHVVLSCGNARSLEYQHLEGTQGFFSSPYPIKRTSRLIQKQASVAIVGSRLSAIDAVIGLTANGHEGPITLHSRTGALPSVRGSQGRYQPTILTPETVRSCISRSGVVRLDDVIRWMTQELALEGKRIGMADWTAMCSQRPAAEFLEAEIAAAQHPRFWQSVLYSTNAVLDLIWPAMPDEDKHIFLGYSSWWMAYRVSIPMENALKIRSLLESGQLSIIKGGLEAIEYNKRFCLKVVNRSLKSCHNYDSVVLATGTPRDASKFDNPLVQNILQRGIGCVDPFGGVKVSTETGGLINHLGHVDDRITVLGELTSGAFFFTSALEINARHSTMRAESVLARLALTSGMYFNASKARLSA, via the coding sequence ATGTCTGGCAGCGTAATCACGATAATTGGTGGTGGAGCCTCAAGTGTCTCTTTTATCTACGCGATTTTGAATGGTTTAGGGCGATATGGCTGCCATTCGGATGTGTCGATATTTTTGGTGGACAAACAATCTCAATGTGGTCGAGGGTTTGCCTACTCGGAAGACTGCTCCACAAATATTTTAAATACACGAGCGGAATTTATTTCGCCTTTTCCTGATCAGCCTGGACATTTTTACGGATGGTTGGTGGCTAATCGTGGGGTTTGGGAAGATGACTTCCCTGACATTGAACTGTGCCCACATGCATTTTTGCCTCGGCCCCTGTTCGGGTTATATCTTGCGCACATGATTCAATCTCTAGTCAAAAAAGCTGTAGAGCTCGGTTGTCAATTGATTCCAGTCCATGACGAGGTTGTAAATATAAGCTTCTCCCATGACGGAAGGGTCGTGGTTTCAACAAAAGGGAATCTATCGTTCCCCAGTGATCATGTGGTTTTGAGTTGTGGTAATGCACGCAGTCTCGAATACCAGCACCTGGAGGGTACGCAGGGTTTCTTCTCCAGTCCTTATCCTATAAAGCGCACAAGCCGGCTGATTCAAAAGCAGGCGAGTGTTGCAATTGTCGGTTCAAGATTGAGTGCGATCGATGCAGTTATAGGGCTGACTGCTAATGGCCATGAAGGGCCCATTACATTGCATTCCCGCACGGGAGCTCTGCCTAGTGTCAGGGGGAGTCAGGGGCGCTATCAACCCACGATATTGACGCCGGAAACAGTCAGGTCTTGTATTTCTCGATCTGGCGTAGTCCGACTTGACGACGTTATTCGTTGGATGACGCAAGAATTGGCCTTGGAGGGTAAGCGGATTGGCATGGCTGATTGGACTGCAATGTGTTCCCAGAGACCGGCAGCGGAATTTCTTGAGGCTGAAATAGCGGCTGCCCAACACCCTCGGTTTTGGCAATCCGTTCTCTACTCGACAAATGCTGTACTTGATTTGATTTGGCCTGCAATGCCGGATGAGGATAAGCATATATTTCTGGGTTACTCAAGCTGGTGGATGGCCTACCGTGTTTCTATTCCGATGGAGAATGCATTGAAAATTAGATCATTACTCGAGTCTGGGCAGCTATCAATTATAAAGGGTGGGCTTGAGGCGATTGAATACAATAAGCGGTTTTGCTTAAAGGTAGTTAATCGATCGCTTAAGAGTTGCCACAATTATGACTCCGTTGTACTGGCCACGGGTACTCCTCGGGATGCGAGTAAGTTTGATAACCCTTTGGTGCAGAATATTCTCCAGCGAGGAATTGGGTGCGTCGACCCATTTGGCGGAGTGAAGGTGTCTACTGAAACGGGTGGTTTGATAAATCATCTGGGGCATGTAGATGACAGAATCACTGTTTTGGGGGAGCTGACAAGCGGTGCGTTCTTTTTTACTAGTGCTTTAGAAATCAACGCTCGACATTCGACTATGCGTGCAGAGTCTGTTTTGGCGAGGTTGGCATTAACCTCCGGTATGTACTTTAATGCCTCTAAGGCTCGCCTATCAGCTTAG